The following is a genomic window from Zalophus californianus isolate mZalCal1 chromosome 10, mZalCal1.pri.v2, whole genome shotgun sequence.
CGGAATCATAGGCGTACATGAGCTTGGGGCGGGCATACGTGAAAAGGGTCATGGAATAGAAAAGGATTACAACTGTCAGGTGAGAGGCACAGGAGGGAAACGCCTTTTGGCGGCCCTGGGCAGAAGGGATCCTGAGGATGGTGTTGAGAATGGTGGCATAAGATGCCACCACTACACAAAGGGGGACGGCAATGACCATGAGGGCCAAGAGGAAGTCTACTAGCTCAGCCTGTGAGGAGTCCTCACAGGAGACACTGAGAAGCAGAGAAATATCACAAAAGTAGTGACTGATGTGGGGCGTGCCACAGTAGTAGAGTCGAGCTGTGAAAACCATCTTAATCATGGCAGTCACAAGCCCACAGAACCAGCATCCCCCAGCCAATGTACCACACAGCTGGTTGGTCATGATAACTGGGTACCGCAGTGGATTACAGATGGCTACATGCCAGTCGAAGGCCATGACAGCAAGGAGGATGTACTCTGTGCAGACAAAAGTCACAAAGAAGTAAAGTTGAGTCATGCAGCCGTTGAAGGAGATGGTCTCATCGTGGCTGAGGAACTCTATCAGCATCTTGGGGCTGATGACTGTGACATACCACATCTCCAGGAAGGAAAGATTGctcaggaagaagtacatgggctTGTGCAACTGCCCATCACTGCAAATGGCCAGGATGATGAGAGCGTTCTTCAGCAGGGTCAGCAGGTACGCTGCCAGGAGCACAAGGAAGAGCAACCACTGGAAGGCTGGCCATGTTGGAAATCCCAGGAGAACGAAATGTATGGTCGCTGCACGGTTATCTACTTACAGAATCTTGGTGATCGTAACCGGCTGGGGACACAGACAAAATCGGTTTTTTCCATGTCCTGAGTACCAGCCTATGGTTCCTAACATTGATAGAGCCTGCCCCCGGCAGAGTCATCGTAATAGAAGTTTTCCTGCCTTCACACCTTTACTTCTTCCTAAGTGATGATCAGAACCAAAACTTGTGGGCAAAAGATGTACTTCAGGgagcttatatttttttttttcaaattaagccAAGAGACATAACTCATCCAAGATCCCACAGAAGTGAAGTTGGAAACTTCTGACCCCCAGTTATTTCTATGCCTCTCTGATATATGTCTGCTGGGCATAAGAGGATGGCCTTCATATCACCCCTTCACCGTAAGCAAGAAATCCAATCTACTGCATATGGAAAGGAGGCAGGAGACTCGAGTGACATAATTTGTATGACTCTGGAGAAGTCTTATGGCCCCACTTACCTGTAAAGAAACATTGCTCctgtttcgttttgtttcttatataACAAAGTTGTAAAtcttaaatgaaacaatattggaGCAAAAACACAGGTTTAATAGCAAATTTGATACATATATTCACCAGCTTCTTGGAGAACAGAATCAAATAGGTAACTTAAAAAGCAATGTTTTCTTTCATCCAATCCATTGTAAGGAGTACTCAATTAGGAGTTGGGAAAAAGTAAATCAAATCCCACTTTTGTGTCACTCCAGCTAGGTGAGCATGGGACTTCATTTTCAGAAtactagttcttttattttcagggTGGATATAGTATAATTTCAT
Proteins encoded in this region:
- the LOC113932670 gene encoding LOW QUALITY PROTEIN: olfactory receptor 6Y1 (The sequence of the model RefSeq protein was modified relative to this genomic sequence to represent the inferred CDS: substituted 1 base at 1 genomic stop codon), giving the protein MLGTIGWYSGHGKNRFCLCPQPVTITKILXVDNRAATIHFVLLGFPTWPAFQWLLFLVLLAAYLLTLLKNALIILAICSDGQLHKPMYFFLSNLSFLEMWYVTVISPKMLIEFLSHDETISFNGCMTQLYFFVTFVCTEYILLAVMAFDWHVAICNPLRYPVIMTNQLCGTLAGGCWFCGLVTAMIKMVFTARLYYCGTPHISHYFCDISLLLSVSCEDSSQAELVDFLLALMVIAVPLCVVVASYATILNTILRIPSAQGRQKAFPSCASHLTVVILFYSMTLFTYARPKLMYAYDSEKAVSVLYAVIVPLLNPTMYCLSNREVRAALKQSIFCKGRGPREDMALSN